TCCTTGGCATGCTCCAAGTCCTCCCACGCCATCTCGATCAGCGACGTGAGGGCGGCCTGCGTGCCTTCCACCCGCTCGCCGGCCAGGATCGCGGCGTGGCTGCTGCCATACTCGGCCAGCAGTTGCTCGGGGATGTAGATCGAGTTCTCGTGCGCCGCGTCCGGGGCCACGTCCTTGAGGATGTTGACCGTCTGCAGGGCCTCGGCAAACGACCGGCTGCGCTCGCGGAGCGCGGCGTACTCGCGCTGGCCGATGCTCGGGGTGTGCTCGTGCCAGAGGTCGGTGAGCAGGTAGCCCACCGTGCCGGCCACGTAGTAGCAGTACTCGCGGTACTCGTCCAGAGTCTGGATGCGGATGCCGTGCGGGTACCGCAGCACGAACTTGCGCATGCCCACCGCCATCTCGGTGACCCACCGCTGCACGTGGGCGCGGGTGGCCGGCGGGAGTTGCCGGAACACCACGAACACCAGATCGGCGTGATGTACGAGGCGCAGGTGGGCGGGCTCGCCCGCCATCCGCTCGATCAGGGCCGGGAACCCGTCGGCCAGGGCCGGGTCGTCGAAACACGCGAGGAAGCGGTCGAACAGCGCCGCCTTCTCGGCCGCCGGGAGCACCGGCTCGTCCTCGATGGTATCGGCGATCCGGCAGAGCAGGTACGCGCAGTTCACCGCCTGCCCCAGCACGCCCGGCAGCACCCGGATGCTGAGGGCGAACGTCCGGGACACGGCCGGCAGGATATCGTGCGAGAAGCGGCGCGCGCTCTCGAGGCGAGGATCGGGCGGCGACACGGGGACCTGCGGGGTCGTCGTGAGCGGAGTGGTTTCGTTAAACTTCTGCATTGCCGGTTCGCCGAGAAACCTACCGCGCCGGAAGCGCCGGCGCTGCCCGCCGGCACGTCTCTGGAGAGGACATCGTTCGCGTGAGCATCACTGCACCGCCGGGATTCAGGGGAACGTTCCGTACCGACGACGCGGCGCGCGCCGTGTACGGCGAGGCCGCGGGGATCACCCGCAACTGGCCCAGCGCCGTAGCCGTGCCCGCCGACGAGCGCGACCTGCAGACCCTCGTGGGGTGGGCGCATCGCGAAGGCGTGCCCCTCGTCCCGAGAGGATCGGGCAGCGGCGTGGCCGGCGGGGCGCTGGGCGACGGCGTGGCCGTGGACCTCTCGCGATTCCGGACCATGGGCGCGGTGGACGAATCCCTGCGCACTGTGCGGGTGGGCGCCGGCGTGTTGCGCGGCGAGGCGGATCGGGCCGCGCGCGCGGTGGGGTTGCGCTTTCCGGTGGATCCGTCGAGCGGTGAGTTCTGCACGGTGGGGGGCATGGCGGCCACCAATGCGGCGGGCGCCAATTCCATGCGTCAGGGTCCCATGCGGCCCTGGGTGCAGGCACTCCGCTGCGTGTTCGACGACAGCTCGGTGGCCGACATCCGGCGCGGCGCGGCGCCGGCGCGGGAGATCGCGGCCATCGACCGGTTCATGCGCGAAGCGCACGACGCCATCGCGCGTCGCGAGCGAGCCACGCCGTCGGTGCATCCGCGGGTGTACAAGGACTCGTCGGGGTACGCCACCGCGGCCTACGCCGCGAGCGGCGACTTCGTGGATCTGCTCGTGGGCAGCGAGGGCACGCTGGCGCTGTTCACCGAGGTCGAGCTTCGTCTGGAGCCCATCCCGGCATCGAGCGCCAGTCTGCTCGGCGAATTCCGGTCCCTCGACACGGCGGTCCGGGCCGCGGTCGAGGTACGCAAGACAGGCGCCACCGCCTGCGAGCTGCTCGACCGGACGTTTCTGGAGCTGGCGAGCACGGGCACCGCGCCGCTCCCGGTGGCCGCGGGCGCCGACGCCGTGCTCCTGGTGAAGCTGGAGGGAGAGTCTGCCCGTGATGTAGGGGCGCGGGCCCGTTCCATCGAGCAGGTGTTTCGGCGCCTCGGCGCCTCCGGCGTGACGCTGGCGCTCGAGCCGACCGCCGAGCACGACCTGTGGGAGCTGCGCCACGCGGTGAGCCCCATCCTGTCGCGGCTCGATCCGTCGCTCAAGTCCATGCAGTTCATCGAAGACGGCGCCGTGCCGCCCGAGCATCTGGCCGACTATGTGCGCGGCGTGCGCGCGGTGCTCGAGCGCCATCGGGTACGCGGCGTGATTTTCGGACATGCCGGGGACGCGCACATCCATGTGAACCCCCTGATCGACGTCAGCCAGCCCGACTGGCGAGCCAAGTTCGACGGGATCCTCGACGGCGTGGTGGCGCTCACGGCGTCGCTGGGCGGCACGCTCACCGGCGAGCATGGGGACGGCCGGCTGCGGACGCCGCTGCTGTCGCGGGTGTGGAGCGACGCCGCCCGGGAGCGGTTCTCGCTCGTGAAGCGCTGCTTCGACCCCCGCGGAATTCTGAATCCGGGCGTGAAGGTGCCGCTCCCGGGACAGCGCGCCGTGAAGGACGTGAAGTACGATCCGTCGCTGCCGCCGATTCCCGCCGCCGCGGCCCGGGCGCTGGAAGTGGTGGAGCGCGATCGCGCGTACGGAGAATTCCGGCTCGGCTTGCTGGATGCGCACGCCGAGTCTTGATTCAGATGTGAGAGGTCGCCCCAGTGCAGACTCGGTTGCAGACTAGCTGTAGGACGGTAGGGCGGTAGGAGGGAAGGACGGATGCCTGCCGAACGCCGTTTACGCACTACCGTCCTACCGTCCTACTGTCCTACTCCCAATGTCCATGACTCCCCAGACTCCCGAGCTCTTCACCGCCCCCCGCGTGACGCTCCTCGCCCGGCCCGCGTTCACGGAGCCGGCGCACCTTCCGGTCGAGTGGCAGGGAGAGAGCACGGACGGCGAGCGGCTGGCGGAATTCGCCGGCCGGCTGTGCTACATGAGCCAGCACAATCCGGCCAAGCGGGCCACGCGGGAGTATCTGGATAACATCAAGAAGCAGGGGCATGGGAGTGTCCTGGAGCACGCCAACTACTCCGTCCTCCTCGAGGGGGTGAGCCGGTCGCTCACCCACGAGCTGGTGCGGCACCGCGCCGGCTTTGCCTACTCGCAGCTCTCGCAGCGGTACGTGGACGAGTCCCACGCGGCATTCGTGGTCCCTCCCGCCATCATCGGCGACGCGGCGCTCGAGGCGGCATGGCGCGCTCAGGTGGAATCGGCCCAGCAGGCCTACGTGGCGCTCGTGGAGCAACTCATGGAGCGATACGGGTGGGTGGCCGACAAGGTCCACCGGCGGAAGATGTCTCGGGAAGCGGCGCGCGCGGTGCTCCCCAACTCCACCGAGACGAAGATCGTGGTGACCGCCAACGCCCGCGCCTGGCGCACCATGCTCGAGCTTCGATCGGGCGAGGGCGCCGAGATGGAGATTCGCCGCGCGGCCATCGCCATCCTCCGCATGCTGCAGGCCGAGGCGCCGGGCTTCTTCTCGGACTTCGAGGTGTACATGGCCGAGGACCGCCGAGAGGCGGCGCGCATCTCATACCACAAAGTCTGAGCGAACCGCGCGCCGCGCCTTTTTTCCCGTTGCGCGACGAATTCAGGCTACGTATCTTGGCGCGTCCTTTCGAGATCGGATGACGCGCATCGGTTTCGCGTACAATCAAAAGCCAGAGTCGACTCCCGCGTCGCATGCTGCATCCGACGCGGTCGACGCCGACGACGAGCCGCCCAGTACGCGCCGGGACGAAAGCGCCCGGACCTTCTACTCTGTCCCGTCCACTCCATTCGCCACGGCAGGCGGTGGCACGGGACTCGTCGTCCCCGCCTCTCCCGCGCCGGCCGTCACCGACGACGTGTTCGCGGAATGGGACTCCGCCGAGACGATCGACGCCGTGGCCCACGCCCTCTCGGCGATGGGCGAGGTGATCCGGCTCGAGGCGACCCCCGACTTCCCCGAGCGGCTGCGCGACGCCAGGCCGGACATCGTGTTCAACATCGCCGAGGGGCTGGCCGGCCCCAACCGCGAGTCGCACGTGCCGGCGATCTGCGAGTTCTTCGGGATTCCCTATTCGGGGAGCGACCCGTTCACCCTCGCGCTCTGCCTGCACAAGGCCCGCACCAAGCAGATGCTGGCCGCGCACGGCATTCCCACGGCCGGCTTCGCGCTCGTGGAGACCGATGCCGAGCTCGAGGCTCTGGCCGCCGGCCGCCATCCGCGGTTTCCCGGCTCGCCGTCGCGGTTCCCGCTGTTCCTCAAGCCCGTCCAGGAAGGCTCGTCCAAGGGAATCACGGAGCGGAATCTCGTGCGCGGCCCCGACGAGCTCCTGATGCGCGGACGCGAACTGCTCCGGGACTACGACCAGCCGGTGCTGGTGGAGGAGTATCTGCCGGGCGCCGAATTCACGTGCGGGGTGCT
The sequence above is drawn from the Gemmatimonadaceae bacterium genome and encodes:
- a CDS encoding phytoene/squalene synthase family protein produces the protein MQKFNETTPLTTTPQVPVSPPDPRLESARRFSHDILPAVSRTFALSIRVLPGVLGQAVNCAYLLCRIADTIEDEPVLPAAEKAALFDRFLACFDDPALADGFPALIERMAGEPAHLRLVHHADLVFVVFRQLPPATRAHVQRWVTEMAVGMRKFVLRYPHGIRIQTLDEYREYCYYVAGTVGYLLTDLWHEHTPSIGQREYAALRERSRSFAEALQTVNILKDVAPDAAHENSIYIPEQLLAEYGSSHAAILAGERVEGTQAALTSLIEMAWEDLEHAKDYLLLVPRRAVAVRLFCALPLLFAYATLRDLTRSPTALARREVVKISRAEVKSLIALSVIGILSNRVLNGLAERARRRPVRLVPRWGGRQ
- the thyX gene encoding FAD-dependent thymidylate synthase, producing MTPQTPELFTAPRVTLLARPAFTEPAHLPVEWQGESTDGERLAEFAGRLCYMSQHNPAKRATREYLDNIKKQGHGSVLEHANYSVLLEGVSRSLTHELVRHRAGFAYSQLSQRYVDESHAAFVVPPAIIGDAALEAAWRAQVESAQQAYVALVEQLMERYGWVADKVHRRKMSREAARAVLPNSTETKIVVTANARAWRTMLELRSGEGAEMEIRRAAIAILRMLQAEAPGFFSDFEVYMAEDRREAARISYHKV
- a CDS encoding FAD-binding oxidoreductase; translation: MSITAPPGFRGTFRTDDAARAVYGEAAGITRNWPSAVAVPADERDLQTLVGWAHREGVPLVPRGSGSGVAGGALGDGVAVDLSRFRTMGAVDESLRTVRVGAGVLRGEADRAARAVGLRFPVDPSSGEFCTVGGMAATNAAGANSMRQGPMRPWVQALRCVFDDSSVADIRRGAAPAREIAAIDRFMREAHDAIARRERATPSVHPRVYKDSSGYATAAYAASGDFVDLLVGSEGTLALFTEVELRLEPIPASSASLLGEFRSLDTAVRAAVEVRKTGATACELLDRTFLELASTGTAPLPVAAGADAVLLVKLEGESARDVGARARSIEQVFRRLGASGVTLALEPTAEHDLWELRHAVSPILSRLDPSLKSMQFIEDGAVPPEHLADYVRGVRAVLERHRVRGVIFGHAGDAHIHVNPLIDVSQPDWRAKFDGILDGVVALTASLGGTLTGEHGDGRLRTPLLSRVWSDAARERFSLVKRCFDPRGILNPGVKVPLPGQRAVKDVKYDPSLPPIPAAAARALEVVERDRAYGEFRLGLLDAHAES